The segment GAGAAGAAAATCGTATGGCGGATGCTCTGGCAAACTTAGCTATGACGATGGCACTTGGAGAAAATGAGTCAACAAAGGTGCAAGTAAGTCATCGGTGGGTTATTCCCGGTTGCCTTAATCTTCAATTAGACGAAAGCCTCCATACATCTGTTCGAGTTGTTAAAGAAGAAGATTGGATAAAACCACTAATTGAGTATCTCAAACATAGAAGGATGCCCGAGGAGCCATGAAAAAAAGCAGAAATTAGGAGAAGGGCATCACGATTCATCTTCCATGAGGGGATTTTATTTCATCGTTCTTACAAAGGGTTACTCTTGTGGtgtcttaaaaaagaaaaagctcAACAAACAATGAAGGAAGCACATTTTGGCACATGTAGAGCACACCAATCAGGGCCTAAACTTCATTTTTCGCATCAAAAGGATGGGCTACTACTGGCCAACAATGGTGATGGACTGTCTAAAGCATGCCAAAAGGTGTCAAGCATGTCAATTTCATGTTAATTATATACAGGCTCCAGAGCGTCTTCATCCAACTATAGCATCATGGCCTTTCGATGCGTGAGGACTTGATGTTGTTGGACCTCTTCCAAAGTCATCAAAAAGGCAGATATACATCTTAGCtgctattaattatttcttgAGATGGGCTGAAGCCATGCCGCTAAAAGagatgaaaaaggaaaatattattgattttatcaAGTCGAACATCATCTTTAGGTATGGCATACCAAGATACATAGTTACTGATAATGGAACACCCTTCAATAATAAGCTCATAAGGACTTTGTGCGAGAAGTTCAATTTTAAGCAGCATAAGTCTTCAATATACAATGCGGCTGCCAATGGTCTTGCCAAAGTTTTTAATAAAACACTTGATAACCTCTTGAAGAAAGTGGTTGCGAAAAATAAAAGAGACTGGCATGAGAGGATCGGTGAAGCTTTGTCAGCATATTGTATGACCTGTAAAACTGCTACCCAAGCGACTCCGTATTCATTGGTTTATGGCATAGAAGAAGTCCTTCCACTAGAAAAACAAATTCCATCTCTACGAATGGCGATCCAAGAAGGTCTTACAACTGAAAGTAATGCTCAACTTCATCTGGCAAAGTTAGAAGCATTAGACAAGAAGAGATTAGAAGCACAACAAAAGTTGGAGTATTATCAAGCTCGACTTGCTAGAGCTTTCAACAAGAGAGTGTGACCACAATCATTTCAAGTAGGAGACTTGTTCTTAGCAGTTTGAATACCCATAATCCTTAACAAACACATAGGTGACAAGCTTACATCTAAGTGGGATGGGCCATATGTTATGAAAGAAGCATATTCAAGTGGCACTTATAAGATCGTCGATCAAGATGGTGTAAGATTTGGTCCCATCAATGGCATGTTCCTGAAGTAGTACTTTTCATGAAGGTCGTCTACACTCcctaaggcacgagtataaactgcatgtccactcctggccCGCATAAGTCTAAACTGTGAATGgatctaaaaaaaatttaaaaaaattcaaatcatcatCCTGAACTATgttatgacttgatcctcttgAGGTATATAGGCAGCTTAGAGTATGCTTTTACTCTACGTTCAGTCATATGAGTTAAAAAAGAGAGTGAAAAGGATGTGTCATTACTTGAGCACGGCAATAATACTTTGAAGTGACACAAATATCGCATGAATTAGATGTTTCTTTGCTTAGTTTACCATAGACGTGCAAAGGTGAAGAAACAAGTAAAGTAGAGCAGAATTTGATGGTATATCTAGATAAATCCGTAAAGGTTGTGGCCTTGATTTTTACATATGTTGTATATCTTGGTGTTATCTTTGCAACAAAAAATATGGCTCGTAATTCAAAGACTTCTGCGTCAAGTTATGAATATTCTACCATAGCCACTCAAAGTTGTGAAAGAGACCCTCACATTTCAAACTGAGCTGACTTCAATGATGAATCTGTACAAATTCATAATAGACAGCTCATAATTTAAAGACTTCTGcattaagttatgaattttctaccatagtCACTCAAAGCTGTGAAAGAGATCCTCACGTTTTGAACTGAGCTGACTTCAATGATGTATTTGTAAAAACCCGTAAAGGATATGATCTTAATTTTTACATATGTTGTAGATTTTGGTGTTATCTTTGCAACAAAAAAGATGGCTCATAATTCAAAGACTTTTGCGTAAAGTTATGAAGTTTCTACCATAGCCGCTCAAAGTTGAGAAAGAGACCCTCACGTTTCAGACTGAGCTAACTTCAATAACGAATCTGTAAAAATCTATAAAGGATATGGTCTTGGTTTTTAGATATGTTATATCTCTTTGTGTTATCTTTACAATAAAAAAGATGGTTCGTAATTCAAAGACTTGTAcattgaattataaattttctaccCTAGTCGCACAAAACTATGAAATTGGATAGATTCATGgttaacttcaaaaaaaaattaattctaattAACTGGAaagaagtttgattttgatacatGTTGTCAACGGAGctcaaattttattcatgattgGGTCCAAATTCATCTAGCTTgatcatttaaaaaagaaaacagaCGCAATGATATTTAAATGAAAGCTAAAGGTCACTTTTATTGCACCAAAGGCAAAAATGTCACTACATCATAATAAGCAATAAAAAAATCCTAAGCAAATATCTAAACTATGGGAAAGGTTGAAATTTCAGAATTTGTTGACGACTCACCTCAACCGCCTCTTTAAGTTTGGATAGTGTCTCCACTTCATCTTCAGATAATGGATGTTTCTCTCTAATTGCATGAAGCTCGCCCTCGAAAGTGATAATCTTCTCTTGGCTTTTACACAACCGTTCTTTCTGCTCTTATATTCATGAAATGGTCTTCTCCCACTTCGTAGATAAGAGCTTTAGTTCTTCATCAAACTTAGCAAGATTTGATTGGACGTCCTCCATGCGCACTTGCTCCTTGGTGTTTTCCTCTTTTGCATTAACAAGGCTTTGTTACACATCAGAGAGCAATTTTTTATGGTTCTGTTTAGTTATTTTTCAGGATGAAGATGATTTCATAGCGTCATACTCCTCATATGTTTTTATAAAAGCATTAACAGAGTCCTCTAGAGTAGAGGTATTGATGGCATTAATCCCTTTGAGGTCCTCCATAAGCATGTTCACACCATTTTTCAACTTTGAGAAGTCGTCCGAAGATTCAATAGAGAACATGGTTAGCCATTCATGCAATGCACCACACATCTGAAGAGTGTAAGACTTCTTAAAAGTAGAGATCGTCTCTTGTGGTTCAAAATTTGGATCAACAAATGATGATAAACACAATGAAGGCTAATGAACTTTGGGCGACTTAACTTGGGCAGCCACAACCTCTATGTTATTTATCAAAGCTTTTGTGATAGGAGGAGAAGATGTATCAAGGTAACTTGGACTCATAACGCCATCAAAAATGCCATTAAGCGTATCAGTAGAAATTCCTTGGAGATCCAgcttaaaaaaaagagaaagattagcagggtattattattattattattattatatctttttacaaaaaaaaaaaaaagaaagaaagtaattTTACTTGTTTTGCGAGTTCAGGCAATGGCATAATGGAGCTAGGGTTGTTAACAGGAAATGTCTCGCTATCTATAGTATCAATGTCCGAATCAACAAACTCGCTAGATTGGTCTTTTGCCTTCTTTCTTTTGTGCTTTCAATGTTGGTCTTGATCTCCTTCCGTTGAGCTAGTGTCACTATTAGCATCTACAACTTCATTAACTATGCAGATAAGTGGAATCTTATCTTCGAGTGGCATTTTGGTTGGCATCTTTCCACTAttaatctcaagcaaagaagaATCATTATTTCGCTTGCGAGTCTTGTTTGAAGCCACAGAATGAGTGCCTTTCAATTTCAATGAAGGAAGACTTGATCCTTTTCCAGTTTTCACCAACTTACCCCTTGAAGGTGAAGACTTAGAAGACAACGGGCTCATCGTTGACTTAACAAAGGAGGAAGTGGAAGACGTACCTTGTTCCAATGGACGAAAAGGAacttttaagataattttattctGTCCAACAAGGTTTTTTTGACCAATATACCACCAATTTGTATACCTATTGGTCACTAGAGTCCTTTCAGGATATGGTGGTATACTAATGGTTGAAGAACTACTAAGACGGGTGCAAGAGTCCCAAAGTTGTACCAATTCTTTTAGTGTGTCATCATATGGTCGTTTGATAAAGTTCCCAGGTAGGTCTTGAACAAATCCAAACTGTCGGCTGAATCTATGGGGACTATAAGGCTCCATGACAAAGTGATCACCACACCGGAGGGTAACGTAGCTCGAATAAAGACTAATGAAATAATCGTTCCAAGAACTAGACAATTCTCCATTGTCTGCTATAAATAACTCCTTGGGTTGTAGCATGGCCAAGGTGGGGAGACTACAGATATCGACATTCTAAAATAACCGTCTTGCACCAGAAAGATCAAAGTTTCTAGCCATCCTTTCCCCAGCATTCCTACACATACGAGCACCATTGTAATGACGTGCTTGATAGTAGGAGTTAAAATACGTACCAATACATCCATATACATATTGTATGGGAAAAATTATGTTTCCTGCACTTAAGTTTGTTGAAGTTTTGATCTCTGTCAAGCCTCTGTAGATACTAGTCAAAATGGGAATCGCTAGTGCAAACCTCTCCTCATGAGCCATTAGACTTGCAATCTTAAAAATGCTAGGACGGATGTGGTCAAGTTTCTTAATTGGAAGAACAAAATTTCAAATCTATCAAGCAAGAAAAGCAGCCAAGTTCATCTCTTCTTAAGAGACCCTTCCACACCTAACACGACGAAAGGGTCGTTCTCTTCTTCCGCTCGCGGTAAAAATGACATATCAATGTAGCCGTTGGGACTGTGATTTGACTTTGTTTAGCTTACTATTTAAGGCATTGCGGTGAGTCTCCTTGTACCGCTCCGGTCCTTCGAACTAAAAATTCACCCAATCACAGATAGAAACCTCCTTAGACGCACCATTTGAAAGCCGATAGAAGGCCAAAAATGCGTAAGCACAAGTTTTAGGCAAAAATGGTTTCCCTTGCTGATCTGTTTGTGACAATTCTTTGGTCGAAGGGACGACTTCATCAAATAAAGTTCCATGTACTGGAAGGCTCCCAATCATACACATATCCCACAATGAAATGTAAAGCTCACCAATGCCAACACATATTGTATTAGTCGAGGAATGTCAAAGTTCACAAAAGGCCTACAAAACATTCTCGTTGACGTCATACATGAATAAAGAGGCGAAAACAGCATTATAAATCTTAGTTCGTTCCAGCACCTCCTTGCTAAGGCTAAGGACATCCTCGACCCACTCCCAATAGCTAGTAATATAACAAAACTCACCAAATCCTGATTAGGGATAATTCCATATAGCACGGCCTTTATTCGAGCCTTTGGGGTATGTAGCAGCAGATTCTTTGTCATGTGTAGATGAATGCAACACAAAAGCAGTAGTATTAATGACCTTATTGAATTCAAGGACATCAATTTCTTCTTTTGTCGACCATTTGTTTAGATGAAGGGACATGTCAGGCGATCCTCTGTCAAGCGGGAAGGCACCTATTACCGGAGGATGAACTTTCAAGGTAAGGATGCTAGTAGGATAATATCGTTCATCGTTTGCTATTTCAAGTAGAGGATATGGTGATGTTTGGTCACAGATGTTCACCATATTTCAAAGTACTGAAAATATCTCTCTGTGTTTGAAGACCTgccaaagaaattaaattaaacagTAAGTCTgctaaaggaaaaaagagtatcGCAAGATTTAGGCTGTAACTTCAAAAATTTACTTGAGAAAATGTAAAAGTTTTCTGATGATGGATTTCACACGTAACATAGATCTATGATTCTAATTTCCAATAAAAAATGGTATCTGATTCCAATACTTCCACGTCGAGATAtgaaatttatcgtgacgctgcgcaaagctgaaataactagcgaaccaagattagaaggccaAGTTTGGAGAAATATATGGGATGATTAGGATACAACATGATTCTGGTTTACTTATGAGACATATATCTATGAATATATTTTCCAATACAAAAAATGACACCTGATTCCGATGCTTCTACATcgagatatggaatttatcgCGACGCTGCGCAAAGTTGAAATAACTAgtgaaccaagattagaaggctaTTTTTTGGAGCAATACCTGGGACAATTAAGATGTAATTTGTTATTGGTTCCTGCGTGAGATGTATATCTACAAGTGTAGTTTTAAACGCAAAAAACGACTCTCGATTTTGATCTTCCTATGTCAAGATATGAGAGGTTTCATGAGACTACGCAAAACAAGTAAAAAGTGACGAAACAGAACTGAAGGTCTAATTTTGAAACGATACCTGGGTAGATTTGGAGATAAAGTGAGTGTCATTTTCGTGTATAATGTAGCCTCGCAAATTGAATTTCCAACACTAGAAGCCATTCGTGATTCAGACACCTCCACGATGCATTATGAAGCTTCTTCCACGGACGCCCCAAAGTGCCCGAAAGCTCAATTGtgaaaaaagagcaaaaagaggagaagaaaggGAGTTGAATTTCTGTTCAGGATAAATTACAATGACTTAATGGGGCGGTGATGTCCTTATATAGATCTAAAAATCCCTAGTTTGATTTCGAAAAGGAATTTGCTGAACAAGTTGTCTTCAAGAAGAACTGGAACATCCAAGTGTCCAAAACAAGTCAAATTCCTAATCCTTTTTGAAGTGGGATAACATCATTATTTAATCCTATTAAAATTCGATATAAGACTAATACCTGAATTCTACAAGGTTTggatatatttagttttaaatgGAATTTACATTCCTAAGGAAGGGATTCACGTTATTCTACCTAGATTATGATGAATTCGAGGAGTCGGATTTCGACAAAGTGCTCAAGTCTTGCAAAAAAAAATGAGGGCTCCAGAAATACTTCAAATCTCATCTCTAACATGTCCAACAAATAAAACACCTTAACGAGctttgaagtagggggcatttatagacacgtaaaatttattgggtcaaattcatataaaaattgaatttgatccatattttattgggtctaaaattattttgggctataaaaataataagtccattttattcctcatcaaggacttcaaggta is part of the Capsicum annuum cultivar UCD-10X-F1 unplaced genomic scaffold, UCD10Xv1.1 ctg3848, whole genome shotgun sequence genome and harbors:
- the LOC124891606 gene encoding uncharacterized protein LOC124891606, with the protein product MPLKEMKKENIIDFIKSNIIFRYGIPRYIVTDNGTPFNNKLIRTLCEKFNFKQHKSSIYNAAANGLAKVFNKTLDNLLKKVVAKNKRDWHERIGEALSAYCMTCKTATQATPYSLVYGIEEVLPLEKQIPSLRMAIQEGLTTESNAQLHLAKLEALDKKRLEAQQKLEYYQARLARAFNKRV